The following are encoded in a window of Fimbriimonadaceae bacterium genomic DNA:
- a CDS encoding acetyltransferase: MTPRIAIIGGGGHARVVVDLARALGRTIVGIFDDRPGQQGQSVDGCPVVGTLMDLVGRPRDDFEAVVAIGANDVRLRVASECPTKWATLVHPAATVSPSATLGHGTLVMAGAVVQPGTTLGDHVVVNTRASVDHDGVVADGVHIAPGATVCGGVHIGDGALVGAGAVLLPGARVGAWAVVGAGAVVRDEVPAAETWVGVPAKRRVV, encoded by the coding sequence TTGACCCCACGGATCGCCATCATCGGTGGTGGCGGGCATGCCCGTGTGGTCGTCGATCTGGCCCGCGCCCTGGGCCGGACCATCGTGGGGATTTTTGACGACCGTCCCGGACAGCAGGGCCAATCCGTCGACGGTTGCCCGGTCGTGGGGACACTCATGGACCTGGTCGGTCGTCCGCGGGACGACTTCGAGGCCGTCGTCGCCATCGGTGCCAACGACGTGAGGCTCCGCGTCGCTTCAGAATGTCCGACCAAGTGGGCCACCCTCGTCCATCCCGCCGCCACCGTCTCGCCGTCGGCGACCCTCGGCCACGGCACCTTGGTCATGGCCGGCGCCGTCGTCCAGCCGGGCACGACCCTGGGTGACCATGTCGTGGTGAACACCCGGGCCAGCGTCGACCACGACGGGGTCGTCGCGGACGGGGTCCACATCGCCCCCGGCGCGACGGTGTGCGGAGGCGTCCACATTGGTGACGGTGCCTTGGTGGGGGCGGGGGCGGTCCTTCTTCCCGGGGCAAGGGTCGGCGCCTGGGCCGTGGTCGGGGCGGGGGCCGTGGTCCGCGACGAGGTACCTGCCGCCGAGACGTGGGTCGGCGTACCCGCGAAGAGGCGCGTCGTTTAG